ATGACGGAATTCGAGGACGAGGAACTGGAGTTGATCTCGACCGAGGAAGACATCAACTTCAAGGAACTCGAGAAAGCCGCCGAGGACGCGCCGGTCGTCAAACTCGTGAACCTGATCCTTTCCGACGCGATCAAAAAAGGCGCGTCGGATATTCACGTCGAACCCTACGAAAAAAGCTTCCGCGTCCGGTACCGCATCGACGGCGTGCTGCACAAGGTGATGGATCCGCCGCGCAAACTGCAAAACGCCATCATCTCCCGCTTGAAGATCATGGCGGAACTGGACATCGCCGAACGCCGGTTGCCGCAGGACGGCCGCATCCGCCTGAAGACGGCCAAGGGCAAGGAGATGGACTTCCGCGTTTCCTCCGTGCCGACCATCTTCGGCGAAAAAATCGTGCTGCGGCTCCTCGACAAGGACAGCCTGCAACTCGACATGACCAAGCTGGGCTTCGAGGAAGCGCCGCTGAAGTGGTTCAAGGAAGCGATCCACAAACCCTTCGGCATGGTGCTGGTCACCGGCCCCACCGGTTCCGGCAAAACGACCACGCTGTACTCGGCCCTCACCGAACTGAACACGGTGCACGAAAACATCAGCACCGCGGAAGACCCGGTCGAATACACGCTCAAGGGCGTCAACCAGGTGCAAATGCACGACGCCATCGGCCTGAACTTCGCCGCCGCACTCCGCTCCTTCCTCCGGCAAGACCCGGACATCATCATGGTCGGCGAAATCCGCGACTACGAAACGGCCGAAATCGCGGTCAAAGCGGCCCTCACCGGCCACTTGGTGCTCTCGACGTTGCACACCAACGACGCGCCTTCCAGCATCAGCCGTCTGCTGAACATGGGTATCGAGCCCTTCCTGGTCACCGCCTCGGTGGTGCTGATCCAGG
The Myxococcales bacterium genome window above contains:
- the pilB gene encoding type IV-A pilus assembly ATPase PilB, which gives rise to MSPEPKNVKGSNATDEKLGELLVREDLISPDQLETALAEQKVSGGRLSYHLSRLGYLEESELADILSRQYNVPSINLSEFEIDQEVIKLIPRDVAEKYKVIPISKADNSLIVAMADPSNIIAIDDIKFLTGFNIEAVVATEDSIMAAIEKYYDTDTSEDFDKVMTEFEDEELELISTEEDINFKELEKAAEDAPVVKLVNLILSDAIKKGASDIHVEPYEKSFRVRYRIDGVLHKVMDPPRKLQNAIISRLKIMAELDIAERRLPQDGRIRLKTAKGKEMDFRVSSVPTIFGEKIVLRLLDKDSLQLDMTKLGFEEAPLKWFKEAIHKPFGMVLVTGPTGSGKTTTLYSALTELNTVHENISTAEDPVEYTLKGVNQVQMHDAIGLNFAAALRSFLRQDPDIIMVGEIRDYETAEIAVKAALTGHLVLSTLHTNDAPSSISRLLNMGIEPFLVTASVVLIQAQRLVRKICGSCRELVDVSPQVLKDVQVADELAHSMQCSKGAGCMKCSKTGYRGRIALFEVMPLWEEIKEFILNGASTTEIKRESIRLGMKTMRQAGITKIGEGVTTVEEVVRVTAPD